The sequence below is a genomic window from Candidatus Neomarinimicrobiota bacterium.
GAAAGGCAGGGACTGGTACGATATGCTCTGGTTTATGCGCAGAGAGATCAAGCTGAATCTCCACTACTTAGAACAGCGTATGCGAGCATCGGGGAACTGGACTGGGGAGAATGGTCTAACTGAGAAGAAATTTATGTCGCTCTGCATGGACAAGATAAACAACCTGAATATCGAGAGTGCAAAGGAAGATATAGAAGTGTTCCTACACGATCCACGTAGCATCGAAGCCTGGTCGCAAGAATTCTTCCGTGGAGTTGTCAAGAAAATAGAAATACTCCAAATCAATTGAGGGAATCGTATATCAAAAACTGAACGTATTCTTCCACATTATTTTCTGAAAGTCGACTTTTCTGTCAGACACTAAATAGATACTGGCTTTGAGTATTATACTTCCATTAGGCATGATAATACCTATAATTCACGCATGATAGCAAATAATACCCAATATTCATGTGAAATACCTCATATTCATGACAGAACTCTACCTGAGCCCGGATCATTGGTGGGCTACACTGCGATCATCAATGCTTTAGAACTAGAGGTTCCAATTCCAGATATCGTATCGATAATATCAAAGAAAAATAAACGGTATGAAGAAGATGGCTGGAAAGTCTTTACGCCCAAGCATCAGCCAGAAGATTCCCTGTATCACCATTTGGTGTTCGCCTTAAAGTACGAAGGCATAAATCTGCTATTATTCAAAAAACTGTTTCAAAGTCTCTCTGAATCAGAAATTATTGAAATACTACAAATAGCGCCAACAGGGCAGTACAGTCGGAAAATATGGTTTCTGTATGAATGGTTGATGGATAATAAATTGGATATTCCAGACCTGCGGATAAAAAATGCTGTCCCCCTTTTGGACGATAAACTTCAATATACTGGAAAAGGGGTTAGCTCTCCCCGGCACAGAATTTTAAACAATCTCCCCGGGACGAGTACATTTTGTCCGTTGATCAGGAAGACCGAGAAACTTCAGGCTTTTATCCATTCAAATTTAGCTGACAGAAAAAATGATTATTTGCAGAGCGTCCATAAAGATGTATTGCAGCGTGCTTCGGGATTTCTTTTGTTAAAAGATTCTAAGGCATCTTTTACCATCGAAGGTGAAACTCCAGGCAATAAACGGGCTCAACGGTGGGGGGAGGCAATTGGTCAGGCTGGGAGTCAGCCCTTGACTAAGGATGAGTTACTTCGGTTGCAAAAACTGGTCATCGAGAATAGTCGGTTTACAGCTATGGGTTATAGAGAAGCAGGTGGTTTTGTAGGATCACATGATCGTTTGACAGGAGAACCGATTCCAGATCATATCTCAGCAAGATGGCAAGATGTGAGTTCTTTATTGGATGGTCTGATCGAAATGGATCATTTATTAGAGGAATCAGATTATGACTCGGTCTTAGCAGCTGCAATCATAGCTTTTTCTTTTGTATTTATACATCCATTTGTTGATGGCAATGGCCGATTACACCGTTACCTAATCCATCACATCCTGGCGAAGATGAATTTTACTCAACAGGGGATTGTCTTTCCGGTCTCCGCCTCAATGTTGGATCATATTGGAGATTATCAGAAAGTTCTAGAGTCATATTCACGACCACTACTTGAATTCATTGAATGGAAAGCCACATCAAAGGGTAATGTGGAAGTTCTTAATGAGACATCAGATTATTATCGGTATTTTGATGCAACCAAACAGGCTGAATTCTTGTACGCCTCTGTCCAGGATACGGTCGAAACAATTATACCATATGAGGTCGATTACTTAAATCATTATTTTGAAATGAAACGGTATTTAGATAATAATTATGAGATGCCTGATGGAACCGTTGCACTTCTTGTACGCTTTTTGGAACAAAATGGAGGGAAGTTATCAATTAGGGCAAGGTCAAAAGAATTCAGGGCACTATCCAATGATGAAGTTACTGATATTGAAAATGTGTATCAGGAGATCTTCGAAATAATCAAATAGACAATATAGATCTCCATACTTGTATATTATTTTCTGTATACATGATTCTGTTGATTTAACCGCTAATTACACTAATGTACGCGAATTTTATGATTTATGTATTTGTTTCTATTGAACAATTATTTATAATTAAATAAGACGAGTAATTTCTATTGAATCCGGCATGATGGGCTCCTCTGATATTCTACCACCTAGTTTACCATAATCATGATTGATAAACACAAAGTATAATTATCTCCATAAATATAAACTAATTAGCCAGCATGATTTGATACTGTATAATGTAAATATGTCAAGTAAAATATGATAAAAACTTGACAATAGATAAAATAGACTTACCTTTTCTGTAGATAGTACAAGGGAGGGTGCTTAATGAAGGTTACAGAGAAAATCGCAAAAAAGATTAAGCGGATGAAAGAAGGATCCGTATTTGGGTATACTCAACTTGGAATAGAGCCCGATGAATTTGTTGCTGCAGCCAAAGCATTAGAGCGGTTTGTGAAAAATGAGACTATTGGCAAAGTCTCTAAGGGAAAATTTTATAAGCCAAAGGAAACAGTGTTCGGAAAGCTGAAGCCACGTGAGGATGAATTGCTGAAATTGTATTTATTTTCTGGTCGGAAGCAAGTTGCCTATATCACCGGTACAGCGCTTTTCAATCGATTGGGGCTAACAACACAAGTTCCTAAGGTTATCAAAGTGGCAAGTCAGGATAAGCGGATATCTATTAACAATGGAAGTTTGCGAGTGAAGTCTGTCACAGGCTATGTGAGAGTAACAAACGACAATGTCTACCTTCTTGAGCTCCTTGATGTCATGAAAGATTTCTCGAAAATACCGGATTTAGATAAAGATATGGCAATTCGTTATTTGAAAGGACGATTAGGGAACCTGAGTGGGAAAGAGAAATCAAAAATAGTAACGTATGCCCTGGAGTATCCCCCGAGAGTTCGGGCGCTACTTGGCCTGCTCTTAAGTGAAATTGGGTCCTGTGAAAAGATTGAGAAGCTCAAGGAAAGTCTCAATCCACTATCGAAGTATGATTACGGTCTTAGCAGTGCCTTGGTTGAAGGGGCAGCAGCGTGGGGGGTGGCTTGAATCTCCATGAAAACGAAGAATTGTTTCAAGATGCAGTTGTAGCTACTGCACAAATGCTTGATATCCCTGAAATCTTTGTAGAAAAAGACTATTGGGTAACATTGGTACTGCATAAGATTTTTCACTCAAGTATGGCTGAGGCTGCTGTATTTAAGGGAGGCACAGCACTTTCAAAATGTCATGGGTTGATTGAGAGATTTTCAGAAGACATAGACATGGTCGTATTGAAAAACCCAGGGGATAGTCATAGTCAGTTAGATAGAAAAGTTAGGAAAATAGGAAAGGTAGTCGAATCGATTCTACCGGAGATCCACATTGAGGGTGTGACAAATAAAATGGGAAAAATCAGGAAAACAGCACACCAATTTGAAAAAGTCTTCTCTGGGGATTATGGTCAGGTTCGACCTGATATCATTGTAGAGACAACCTGGTTCGGAAACTCTGAGCCTAATACTGAAGAGGATGTAAGTTCTTATATCGCCGAGATGATGCACAGGCAGAATCAACACGACCTGATCGAAGAATACGGTTTACAGCCTTTTAAAGTGAGAGTCGTCAGTAAAGAGATATCTCTTTGTGAAAAGATAATGAGTCTTGTCCGATTTTCTCGCCGGGAAAACGCGTACGAAGATCTAGCCAATAAAATTAGACATATTTATGATATACATATGATGTTACTGGATAGTGAGATTGAACAATTCTTTAAGAGCCAACTGTTTGATAAAATGCTCATAACAGTTGGCAAAGAAGATGTGGAGAGCTTCAACAACAATAACGAATGGCTTGTTGAACACCCGGGAAAAGCGGTCATTTTTAATCAAGTTCAAGATACTTGGAATAATATTCGCTCAACATACCGGGGTGTCTTCAGCGAATTAGTCATTGGCAAGCTTCCTGATGACAATGAAATAATCTCTACACTTAAGAGAGTCTCAAATCGGCTAAATAAAGTGGATTGGAAATTGGGCTGAAACTAGAGATGAAATAGCATCGAGGGACATTAAGTCCCTTCAAGAGGTAGCTAAGTATTTTGATCAAGGGTGATTCCTTATAGATTTTGATCCGTATTTGTTGCTTTCACCGGATATCATTTGACCATTTAATTGTCTTTGTTTGGCAGTATCAAACGAGCTTCATCAGATTGACAATATCTCTGCGTTGGGATGCCGCCGGGGACGTGGGGAGTGAGTGTCAGTCGGTCACAGATTTACATTTTGATTTTCGAACAACTGCTTAGTAAATGGGCAGAAATATACTTGACATGTGGGATGGCATCTTTTAAACTAAATACGTCATACATCTTACTAATTCTAATTGTTTGACAAGTATTAAATAAAACATAGACAATAAAGGGTACAGCGTATTCTTGTTCAACTTGATGGTAGTTTTTTCCCTTTGATACATAAATGTGTCATACATCATTCACATTATTTATGGAGAGTCTCTTCATGACTTGGTTACGTAAGTGGCAATCATCTTCTTTGATCGTACTGTTGTTGGTCGCACAGGCCACTTTTGGCGGACAGGGTGGAAAAATATCTGGACAGGTCAGCGATGCTCAATCTGGAGATCCATTGCCGGGTGCGAATGTAATGATCACCCATCGTTGGATCGACGGCCAGGAAATCCCTCTGGATAACCTGATTGGAACAGCGACTGATGTGGATGGTCACTATTACCTCTTAAATATTTATCCCGGTAGCTATTCACTAAGAGTCGATTTTATTGGAATGTCGAGTCGGGTGGTCACCGATGTTGCGATTATGGTCGATATGACAACCTTTATAGATATTGCTATGGAAAACAATGCGCTCGAAGGTGAAGCGGTTATCGTTGAATCTCAACGAAAGAATACGGTCCAAACAGATCTCACAGCTACCAAACAAGTCTACCAAATATCTGATGTTCAAAGTATTGCCGGTGTTAATGATATCGGTGATATCATTAACCTGCAAGCCGATGTGGTTGATGATCATTTTCGGGGAGGGCGAGTCGGCGAGGCAAGTTATCTCCTCGGTGGTGCAACCATCGTTAATCCTTTGACCAATGGCAGGGCTTTTAAGCCAATCGTCACCGGTCTGGAACAGGTTGAAGTCTATACCAGTGGCTTTAGCTCTGAATATGGAAATGCCCAGTCTGGTGTGATCAATATGATTACTAAAGAAGGCCGGGAAAAATGGGAATCACGCCTGGAGGTTTCCATAGTTGCACCGTACTATAAGGTCTGGGAGGAATTTCTGGATGCCGATAGTAACCAAACACTGAAGCCGGGAAGTCCTTATGATAAAAACAGTCTGGATTTTTATGAAATGTTGACTGATACAGCTGAATGGTTAAAAGAAAATCCACAGCAGCCCGGGAGAGTTCTGTATGACCTGGGGTATGGCTTCGGTTCCATCTATTTGCCACCACGTACAACCTGGCCTCCCAATCCGCTCTCCTTTAGCGATTCGATCCAACTTGCACGTCTGGGACAGGTCGCCTGGCTTCAATCTGTAAGGGATGTGGGGCTCCAGTATGACAATACATTTGACAATCGCTTAGACTTTTCAACAGGGGGACCGGTTGCTGAAAATATAAAGATGTTTGTGGCTGTACGGCAGAACAGATCCTATACCCGAATTCCAACCCAGAACCCGGATACTGATAGACAACTGATGAGTAGCTTGGTCTACAGACCTACTGTATCTGATAAATATAAATTGAGTTGGAATTATAATAAATCTAGTCAAACCTACTTTAGCAGTTCATATCGATACTGGCTCTTTGATCCAGCCCTGGCAACCTCCCAACGATTATCTAAGTCCACCCAGTTGGGACTGGATTGGAACCATGTGGTTAATCCTTCAACCTTCTGGCATTTGCGTTTTAGCACCTTAGAACTTATGAATGAGGAATTACTGGCTCTGTTAGCTGAGGATCAATTTGTAACCGATTATATGAAATCTTCTAACTGGGTTGACCTGGTTGGCCCCTCTGCCCACCGGGTTGGAAGAATGAACGATGATGGTGGCCGTGATATTACCACTACCTATGCAGCCCAAGCAGATATTACATCTCAAATTGACCCCGCCAACATGCTCAAAGGTGGCATTCAGTTCAATTACTATGATATTGTTGTGGATAAAATGTATAACCGGTATGGCGAAGCCGATATCAGGTATTTAAGCTTCACTGGAAATCCCTTTGAAGGCGCTATTTTCGCTCAGGACAAGATGGAATTTGAAGGGATGATCGCCAACGTGGGAATGCGTCTTGATTTCTATCAGCTCAATACAGACTTCTATGCTGACCTATATGCCCCGCTGCGAAATCCCAACTATGATCCAACTTTACCCTATCTTGACCGGGGTCCATATTATTCACGGGACCTGGCAGCAACTGAACATTCCCAAGTATATTGGAAGCTACAGCCTCGTATTGGTGTCAGTTTCCCAGTAGATGAAACAACAGTATTTCATCTTAATTATGGTACTTTTTCACAGCGTCCAAATTTTAATCAACTCTTCTATAACCAGATCACACAGAATAACGAAATAGAAATTCTCGGTAATCCCAGATTGAAGCCCGAAGAGACCAATGCCTACGACATGGGTATTGTAAAAGGCTTACCTGTGTTTGGGTTGACCATTGATGTCAGCGCTTATTATAAAGATGTTAAAAATCTCATTCAAAGCGCCTACTATTATGATGAGCAACAAGCCATTTACCGAACTTACATCAATCGGGATTATGCAGATATCAAAGGCTTTCACGTGAATATGGAGCGCAAACACGGGAATCTCCGAGGATATCTACGCTATAATTATGAATCGGCCACCGGCAAGAGCAGCAATGATCTAAATGCGCCCGTAACCTTTTTTGAAATAGCAGATCCGGTATACGGTCTTGAACAATTGCCAGATCCTGCTGATGTATATCTGGACTATGACCGAACCCACAAAACGGTGATGAATATTCGCTACAAGACACCAAAGAGATTTGGACCGGATATTGCCGGAATTTATCCGCTGGCTCAATTTAGTTTTAGTATGACTAATAAATACAGTACAGGAAGGCCCTATACAGATCCTGAAACAGGTCTCCTCTTTACTGAAAGAACTCCCGATGAAGAAGAAGTTCGCCTCCGGATTGAGAAGGGGATGACCCTCTCCGGCACGAAAGCAACCATCTATCTGGAAGGCTATAATGTAACCAATCAAGTCGTTTGGGATTACAGTCGCACCTATGATAATCCATATAATACACCGAGGCTGAAGACTGATCCAGAGGGTATTTTGACCTACGAACTTTACGAACCTTATGTGAGCAGTCAGGATATATATCTATTGCGCAATCAACCCAGACACTGGCGTTTTGGCCTGATAGTGAAATTTTAAGAATGGACCTGGAGAATATATGAGAACCACAACACGCATTTTCATTCTTATCCTTTCCCTAGGATTAACGCAGACAATATTGGGACAAATACGAGAATACAGAATCCATGATCGGGGCATGCTCCACAATACTGTATTTAACACAGGAGAGATTGGACGCGCCTGGCAAACTGGAGATGCAGGAAATTACACCAGCGTTCCTCTTTTTGAGTGGCCCCCTTACTCGAAAACAGTGGTAGGTGGGATTGAATATGATGGACAGCATAATATTTTAGGTGCTGGTGTTTATATCGGCGCCAATCTGGAGGGTTCTCCTGGAGAGACAAATCGTTTGTTTGCGCTATGCGGGGCGGTTGGGGCCAGTTCACCTGAAGTCGCCATCGGTCGATGGTCCTTTCCCCTCTACATGGAGGAGATTGAGAACTTTCCCCTGAATGCAGACGGTCATTTAAATGAAGATTATAATCCCAATGAAGCCGAGGAAATAATCACTGCAGCCTGGGCATCATCCACAGGTATTACCGTAACGCGTACATCCCGCCAGTGGAGCTATCCGGATTATGATGATTTTATTATCTATGAATATGAATTTGAATACACTGGCGATACAGATGGTAATCCTGCGACCATTGAAATGACTGATGATCTTAAAGATGTGATGATTGCTGTAAACTATGGATTCGCTCCCTCGATGTATGGCTATCAGAGACAATATCTTGAATGGAAATACTCAGGGGGGCTTTACCGGGGCGATCAAAACAATTTTTGGGATAGTGACTGGTGGCTATCCTTCAATATGAATTTACGGGTTAACATTTCTGATGCTTCTCTGCCTGCCAAGCCGGAACCAGATCCAGAACGCTTCATGGAGCTTGCCCAATCAGGAATAAATGGGGGTGCCTTAGGCTCACCACAAGCACCAGGTTATGCCATCCTGTTCTATGATACCACTCATCTTGCCTATGTAGTTCCTGAATCACTTGATAGCCTGGGCTTGAATGATTCAGAAACACAAGCCGCTCTCAGGACGTCCACATTACTCTCCCTTGATGACTATGACCAGGTTGATATTTATCGGGAAAATGATGATGGGTCCTTTACCTGGTACTATGAATTAGATGAAAAACATCATATTAAACAGCCCTGGTCCAACAAAGTTTCTACTGGAAATACCAATAGTCCCAAAATGATGTACGAAAAAGATGCCTTTAATCCCAATACACGCTGGAGTGGGGTTTATTCACCAAACAGCGTAACTTGGGCAGAGCGAAAGGGCGACCACTGGTTGGGACGCGCGGCATATCCCTATCGTCAAAGTGCTGATGCCGGGATGAAATTGATAGTCTTCGGACCTTACAGCCTCAAGATAGGGGACAAGCTCGAGCTCAGTTACGCAGAAGTTGTTGGCTATGGCGCTGAGCCGGATAAAAGAATCGAAGGGGGAAATGTGACGCAGCAGTGGATGAGAACTCCAGACTGGAATAGACGATATGTCATAGATGGTCAAGTCATGACCGAAGCCTACCTCGATGATTTTGGATATCCTGATTATGTGAATTCAACGACAGTTCGGACGGTTACTGAAGTGACTGAAAAAGCTTTTGAAGCCTATATGGGGCAGACACCAACTGTCCCGGTTTGGCCAGAGGCAAATGGAAAAGATGGCAGCTATCAGATTCCACCACCGTTCCCTGCTCCCATCTT
It includes:
- a CDS encoding nucleotidyl transferase AbiEii/AbiGii toxin family protein, producing RTNRSQNLKIKVEIDTDPPPDFKTEVLQLYNPIPYSVKTYVQEDLFAGKMHAVLFREWRSRVKGRDWYDMLWFMRREIKLNLHYLEQRMRASGNWTGENGLTEKKFMSLCMDKINNLNIESAKEDIEVFLHDPRSIEAWSQEFFRGVVKKIEILQIN
- a CDS encoding DUF6088 family protein, giving the protein MKVTEKIAKKIKRMKEGSVFGYTQLGIEPDEFVAAAKALERFVKNETIGKVSKGKFYKPKETVFGKLKPREDELLKLYLFSGRKQVAYITGTALFNRLGLTTQVPKVIKVASQDKRISINNGSLRVKSVTGYVRVTNDNVYLLELLDVMKDFSKIPDLDKDMAIRYLKGRLGNLSGKEKSKIVTYALEYPPRVRALLGLLLSEIGSCEKIEKLKESLNPLSKYDYGLSSALVEGAAAWGVA
- a CDS encoding TonB-dependent receptor, coding for MTWLRKWQSSSLIVLLLVAQATFGGQGGKISGQVSDAQSGDPLPGANVMITHRWIDGQEIPLDNLIGTATDVDGHYYLLNIYPGSYSLRVDFIGMSSRVVTDVAIMVDMTTFIDIAMENNALEGEAVIVESQRKNTVQTDLTATKQVYQISDVQSIAGVNDIGDIINLQADVVDDHFRGGRVGEASYLLGGATIVNPLTNGRAFKPIVTGLEQVEVYTSGFSSEYGNAQSGVINMITKEGREKWESRLEVSIVAPYYKVWEEFLDADSNQTLKPGSPYDKNSLDFYEMLTDTAEWLKENPQQPGRVLYDLGYGFGSIYLPPRTTWPPNPLSFSDSIQLARLGQVAWLQSVRDVGLQYDNTFDNRLDFSTGGPVAENIKMFVAVRQNRSYTRIPTQNPDTDRQLMSSLVYRPTVSDKYKLSWNYNKSSQTYFSSSYRYWLFDPALATSQRLSKSTQLGLDWNHVVNPSTFWHLRFSTLELMNEELLALLAEDQFVTDYMKSSNWVDLVGPSAHRVGRMNDDGGRDITTTYAAQADITSQIDPANMLKGGIQFNYYDIVVDKMYNRYGEADIRYLSFTGNPFEGAIFAQDKMEFEGMIANVGMRLDFYQLNTDFYADLYAPLRNPNYDPTLPYLDRGPYYSRDLAATEHSQVYWKLQPRIGVSFPVDETTVFHLNYGTFSQRPNFNQLFYNQITQNNEIEILGNPRLKPEETNAYDMGIVKGLPVFGLTIDVSAYYKDVKNLIQSAYYYDEQQAIYRTYINRDYADIKGFHVNMERKHGNLRGYLRYNYESATGKSSNDLNAPVTFFEIADPVYGLEQLPDPADVYLDYDRTHKTVMNIRYKTPKRFGPDIAGIYPLAQFSFSMTNKYSTGRPYTDPETGLLFTERTPDEEEVRLRIEKGMTLSGTKATIYLEGYNVTNQVVWDYSRTYDNPYNTPRLKTDPEGILTYELYEPYVSSQDIYLLRNQPRHWRFGLIVKF
- a CDS encoding nucleotidyl transferase AbiEii/AbiGii toxin family protein — translated: MNLHENEELFQDAVVATAQMLDIPEIFVEKDYWVTLVLHKIFHSSMAEAAVFKGGTALSKCHGLIERFSEDIDMVVLKNPGDSHSQLDRKVRKIGKVVESILPEIHIEGVTNKMGKIRKTAHQFEKVFSGDYGQVRPDIIVETTWFGNSEPNTEEDVSSYIAEMMHRQNQHDLIEEYGLQPFKVRVVSKEISLCEKIMSLVRFSRRENAYEDLANKIRHIYDIHMMLLDSEIEQFFKSQLFDKMLITVGKEDVESFNNNNEWLVEHPGKAVIFNQVQDTWNNIRSTYRGVFSELVIGKLPDDNEIISTLKRVSNRLNKVDWKLG
- a CDS encoding Fic family protein codes for the protein MIANNTQYSCEIPHIHDRTLPEPGSLVGYTAIINALELEVPIPDIVSIISKKNKRYEEDGWKVFTPKHQPEDSLYHHLVFALKYEGINLLLFKKLFQSLSESEIIEILQIAPTGQYSRKIWFLYEWLMDNKLDIPDLRIKNAVPLLDDKLQYTGKGVSSPRHRILNNLPGTSTFCPLIRKTEKLQAFIHSNLADRKNDYLQSVHKDVLQRASGFLLLKDSKASFTIEGETPGNKRAQRWGEAIGQAGSQPLTKDELLRLQKLVIENSRFTAMGYREAGGFVGSHDRLTGEPIPDHISARWQDVSSLLDGLIEMDHLLEESDYDSVLAAAIIAFSFVFIHPFVDGNGRLHRYLIHHILAKMNFTQQGIVFPVSASMLDHIGDYQKVLESYSRPLLEFIEWKATSKGNVEVLNETSDYYRYFDATKQAEFLYASVQDTVETIIPYEVDYLNHYFEMKRYLDNNYEMPDGTVALLVRFLEQNGGKLSIRARSKEFRALSNDEVTDIENVYQEIFEIIK